From a single Nicotiana tomentosiformis chromosome 2, ASM39032v3, whole genome shotgun sequence genomic region:
- the LOC138905811 gene encoding uncharacterized protein, with translation MIARDTDDPSTGRATPFGPVPVVVYEVGNGHCRSPTMGTRLMTDVIHDLPLIHVYILDACLGVFDRAQGESHSEIPSQTSHTPPSPEELREAPAPAPAPVQPAFQPDTPGQEIRDVIQLLTRLVAAQSWCQEVGIGHADRSISARVRDFINLDPPIFSGADPNEEPQDVVVNWYSSWELSKGEDASLAPGMDISRIQAYAQGAKERPSQNSRASSSQYRGESSQMRLPLPRCSQCGKQHVGQCRMGLGVCYTCGYPCHVMRYYPMRGGTSIVQPAGSVVGSSSSIRPPRQGSQAPISRGRGRGGVYSSIDPQNRIYALGGRHNQESSPNVVTGILSVSSYDVYALVDLGSTLSYVTLLVASKFGIEPELIKPFEVSTPVGDPVIARRVYKDCTVVVHSRSTVADLIELDMVEFYVILGIDCLASYYANVDCRSKMDVKVELLTIQSIPVVNEFPDVFPDELPGLPPEREIEFVIDLLPDTQPISTPPYRMVKVSKVDTQNIEIVKIWPSPTTPTEVRSFLGLAGKANVVADALSRRSMSSLSYLHLEKSRIAHDIHLLSSLGVRLLDSVKERQYKDPVLADYRDTTPQKEKTPFEITGDGVLRYRGRLCVPDVAGLRRQVMGETHYSRYSVHPGATKIYHDIRELYWWDRIKKDIAEFVAQCPNCQQVKIEHQKLLQAMEIPTWKTTYSVEDYARLYIKEIVRLHGVPISIISDRGSQFTANFWRSFQKGLGTQVTEQLSYEETPIAILDRQVQRLRTNDVASVRVLWRNNNVEEMTWEAEEEMNSRYPHLFSLPEKDPTETSQP, from the exons ATGATTGCCAGAgacaccgatgatccatcaacggGGAGAGCAACTCCATTCGGTCCTGTCCCCGTGGTTgtttatgaagtggggaatggacattgccggtcccctaccatgggcacccg TTTAatgacagatgttattcatgacctacccttaattcatgtttatatcttagacgcatgcttaggggtgttcgacag GGCTcagggagagtctcatagtgagattccatctcagacttcacataccccaccctctccagaggagctccgagaggcaccagctccagcgcctgCCCCTGTACAACCAGCTTTTCAGCCAGATACACCGGGGCAGGAGATaagagatgttattcagctattgactcgattagtagccgcacaaTCTTGGtgtcaggaagtaggtattggtcatgcagataggtccATCAGtgcaagggttcgtgatttcattaatttggaccctccgatattcagtggagcagatccaaacgaggaacctcag GATGTTGTAGTTAATTGGTACTCGTCTTGGGAGTTATCCAAAGGTGAGGATGCCTCTCTAGCG ccaggcatggatatttctcgtatccaggcatacgctcagggtgcaAAGGAGC ggcctagtcagaattccagggcctcaagttctcagtataggggtgagtcaagtcagatgaggctgcccttgccacgatgttctcagtgtggtaagcagcatgtcggGCAATGCCGTATGggattgggtgtttgttatacttgtggttatccatgCCACGTTATGAGATATTATCCGATGAGAGGTGGTACAAGCATAGTtcagccagcgggatctgtagttggttcgtcatcatcaatacgcccccctaggcaaggttcacaagcaccaatcagtcgtggtagaggcagaggtggagTATATAGCTCAATCGatcctcagaaccgcatttatgcattaggAGGTCGACATAATCAGGAGTCGTCACctaatgttgttacaggtatattatcagtctcctcatatgatgtatatgcattggtTGACctaggttccaccttatcatatgttactctgttggttgctagtaagtttggaatagaacctgagttgattaaaccttttgaggtgtccacacctgttggggatccagtgatagctaggcgAGTATATAAAGATTGtacagtagtagttcatagtcgatctacagtagcagacctaattgagttagatatggtagaattttaTGTTATACTAGGTATTGATTGTTTGGCTTCTTAttatgccaacgttgattgtagatcaaagatg gatgtgaaagtagagttactaaccattcaatctatccctgtggttaatgaaTTTCCTGATGTTTTccccgatgagcttccaggtcttccaccagagcgagaaattgagtttgttATTGAcctattaccagatactcagccaatatctactcctccctatagaatg gtgaaggTATCCAAGGTTGATACACAAAACATTGAGATAGTAAAGATTTGGCCTAGTCCTACGACACcaacggaggttcgtagctttctcggtttggcag ggaaggcgaatgtagtagccgatgccctcagccgtagatctatgagtagcctatcatatttacatcTAGAGAAGAGTAGGATAGCCCATGACATTCATCTGTTatctagtcttggagttcgattactggactcag tgaaggaacgccagtacaaGGATCCTGTGCTAGCTGATTACAGGGAtacaacccctcagaaggagaagacaccatttgagattacaggagatggagtccttagatatcgaggacgattatgtgtccctgATGTTGCAGGTCTGCGCCGGCAAGTTATGGGAgagactcactattctcgttattctgtccatccaggagcaacaaagatatatcatgatatcagggaactATATTGGTGGGACAGAATtaaaaaggatatagcggagtttgttgctcagtgccctaactgtcagcaggttaagattgagcatcaaaaactaTTGCAGGCAatggagattccgacttggaa gactacatattctgtagaggattatgcaaggctttatattaaggagatagtacgacttcatggtgtccctatatctattatctcggatagaggatctcaatttacagctaatttctggaggtccttccagaAAGGAttagggactcag gtcacagagcagttatcatatgaggaaactcccattgctatactagacaGACAGGTTCAGAGATTGAGAACTAACGACGTAGCTTCGGTGagagtactttggagaaacaataatgtggaagaaatgacttgggaagccgaagaagaaatgaactctaggtatcctcacttgttttctCTTCCAGAAAAggatccgactgagacatcacagccttaa